The sequence below is a genomic window from Zhongshania aliphaticivorans.
CGTTTTATGTGCAGCCGCACGGCTCGCTTCGAGCTCACCGAAGACACTCTCAAGGTTGGCGGGCTGTTCGGGAGCCGCAAGTTCGACCGAACCATACCCAATAGCTTTGCCTTGCCCCCGCATAACAGCGCCATAGCGGAACAACGCAAACATGAGCTGATTGTCCGCCAAGAAGCCAGCAAAGGGCGCGTGATAGCCAAGATGCCCATCTATGCGAATTCGTGGCATCTCTCATTCGTTTACTTGGGGCAGCGCAACGACCTGCTGACCATTTACGGGCAGCAAGATGCGGAAGCACTTCTGTGCCGGTTACAAGCCTGTAACGAAGTGTTGAATCGTCAGGCAGGGCTCGCCGAAGGGCTGTCAATGAGCGCCGATGATGACTGGACCGATAGTCCGGGTGATGTCGGGTAGGACCAAGGAGGACGCCGCCGTGGAAGATTATGAACACAAAGAATGGGGTTATGTGGTCGCGTTTGTGATCGGTGTGTCGGTATGTTGGCACACCCCTTTCTGGGTCGCCGAGACTATTGGCTATCTGGATAAGTTAGAAGCCTGGGTTGCCATTGCTGACTCATGGGAAAACCCTTTAACCCTGTTGTGCCATTTGATCTTGGTCATAGTGGGTGCAGCGATTAACGCTGCGGCGTTTTTCATCCTATTCCTGATCGGCTACGGCTTGTGGAAGGTTTTCGTCGCGATAGGTAAATGGTTGCTCTACCAGTTGGAAATTCTTGTGTCTGCGCTTATCGAGGTGGCTCAGTGGCTGGTGAACGGAGTGATAAGCATCGTAACGACTGTCACGCGCGCGATTTGGGATTTTCTGACTTGGCCTTTGCGGTTCATTTTTGAATTGATTGGTGATCTCTATGGTTGGTTCTCTGAAAGGACGACACGACGCCGCTATGAGCGAGAGACACTGAAAAAGGCCTACAAAGAAAAATACCGGCAGGACTTCCGCTCCTTTCGGGCCTTCATGAAGTATTGGAAAGCGCTTCAGCGTGGCGAAAATCCCCCATATCCCGGATCGGAGGGAACCGGGAACGGCTCGGGAGGCAACAACGGGCGCAGGCAAAAAGAGAACAACAACCCCGGAGGTTCTGGTGGTCCGGGAGGAAATGGCTCTGATCCCTATCAGATTGCGCTTAATGTCATCGGTCTTACAGAGCCATTCACTAAAGCTGAGCTGAACGCACGTTACAAAAGAGCAATCGCACGTTGTCATCCCGATAAAACTGGCGGTGATGATCGCGAAGCAAAGAGGGTCAATATGGCCCGTGATGTTATCTTGAAGAGGAAGGGCTGGTCATGAAAAAGCTTACTATTTGGAACGACACTGACATCGTGAAATATGACCCTAAAGCTGGCAATCGGGAACTGGACTTTGACAGCACAATGCAGGCTTTACAGCAAGCAAGCGGTCACACCGAATATAGGGTGATACCGATGCGCTGCGATAAATATGACAAGCCCTATACTGTCGTATATAAGCGCGCTCCAGGTTTCCTCAGTTTTTATGTCGATGAGGTAACAAAGGAGTTTGCCACTGAAGATAATTCCCGCAGCTTGTTTTCAGGTCGTTCTTCGAATAAAAGCGCGGGATTAACAACCTACCATCAAACCGAATTTTGCCATGATGGGCGTTATTGTCCTTGGTGCGGCCACGACGGTGGAACTGTATTCTGTCATGACTGCGGTGAGCTTTATTGTGGCGGAAAAAAACTTACGCTAATCAACGGCAAGAGGATTCATGAATGCGTGCCACGCTGTGGCTCAAGAGGTGAATTGTCACCCTCTGATCATATTAGCGGACATCAGCGCCAGAACCAAAGTCAGAGGTCTTTGGCGATCGGCGCATCCTATCGCATTGAGCACAAGTCCGAGGCAATAGAGATACAGAGAACGATCCGCCAAGAAATTACGTATCGGATCACCAAGAAGTAAATCCGGCGGCCACAATGCCGGATTGTCAGCGCGCGGCGTCTCACCTGGCGACGCGCGTCAAATTTTCCGCGACG
It includes:
- a CDS encoding J domain-containing protein, yielding MEDYEHKEWGYVVAFVIGVSVCWHTPFWVAETIGYLDKLEAWVAIADSWENPLTLLCHLILVIVGAAINAAAFFILFLIGYGLWKVFVAIGKWLLYQLEILVSALIEVAQWLVNGVISIVTTVTRAIWDFLTWPLRFIFELIGDLYGWFSERTTRRRYERETLKKAYKEKYRQDFRSFRAFMKYWKALQRGENPPYPGSEGTGNGSGGNNGRRQKENNNPGGSGGPGGNGSDPYQIALNVIGLTEPFTKAELNARYKRAIARCHPDKTGGDDREAKRVNMARDVILKRKGWS